The region GTGGTACTGCGGCAAAAATCACCCCAGTTAAACGGATTGAAAACTTCACCCTCGGTGGCGATCGTCCAATTACGGAAAAGTTACGCTCCGTGTTGACAGCGGTGACGGAAAATCGGGAACCCAAATATCAAGATTGGGTATTTAAAATTCCTTTGAATGGCTAGTTTTTCTCGGCAATATTAGCGCATTTAGACCGAACTTAAAGAATTAGAGTTAACCCATGTTGGATCAAAGCCAAGTTCAAAAAATCGCCCACCTGGCCCGTTTGGACATTACCCCAGAGGAAGAAAGCCAATTTGCTTCCCAGCTCAGCAGTATTTTGGACTACTTTGACCAATTGAGTGAACTACCCACCGAAGGAGTGGAACCCACCACCAGAGCCATCGAGTTGAGCAACATTGTCCGGGACGATCGCCACATTAGTTGGGACGGAGACAATGCGGCCAACACCCGCCAAGCTTTGCTGGACAACGCACCGGAGCCGGAGGGAGACTTTTTTCGAGTCCCCCGTATTATGGGTGGTGACGACGCCTAATTGAGTCTGGTTACTGAGTAGGGATTACGGTTCTTTTCATTTGACCGACTTGCCTAGGGAGCCTGCCAAATTTTTTCATGGTAGGCCCTGGGTTCGATGTAGGTATCAATCCATTCCCCGTGGCTATGGCCGTGGTCGTGACCATGGTGGTGATGCCCGGGGCCGTGGCTGTGATCATGACTATGGCCATGGCCTTTAAAAGCAAGGCGAAACTTACAGGCCTCACAATTCATGGCTACCTGCCCCAATTGGGTTTCAATTTCCCGTTCCCGTACCAACGCCAATAATTCCGGTTGAATACCCATTTCCGCCAGGGACTGAATTTCAATTTCCGGGAAAGCGGTCCGTTGCTCCTCGGTGATAGTGAAAATTTTCTTCACCAAAGCCCCCATAAACAAAAAATAGGGCAAAACAATAATGCGCTTGGGCTGATATAACCTAGCCCGGCGGAACCCTTCTTCTAAGCGGGGATGGCTAATGCCAATGAAACAGGTTTCCACGGTTTGGTAACCACTGCCTTCCCAGAGCATGCGAGCCATTTTATACACATCACCGTTGGCATCGGGATCGCTGGAACCCCGACCCACAAACAATAGCACCGTATCTTGGCGATCAATGCCCCGGGGGTTGGCCTCGGGACTATCTAACTGACTCAACCGTGCCTTCCACAAATCAAGAATGGCTGGGGTGATGCCAAAATGACGACCGTAGGAAAAACTAATCTCGGGATGAGCCTCGCGACTGCGGTCTAGCTCATTGGTCACATCGAATTTGTTATGGCGGGCCGCAAAGAGCAAAATAGGCAGGGCAGAAATTTCCCTAAAGCCCTGGCCCACACATTGCTTTACTCCAGCCTGGATATTGGGCTCCGTCAACTCCAAAAAACAGGGGATCACCGGGCGAGAATGGTCTAATGCTTGGTACTGGGCTACAAAATCTAAAAACGTTTGGCGACCGTCTTCGTCCCTGGTGCCATGGCCAATCATCAGTAGGGGTCTTTGGTAGGGCAGGGGGGGAAGCTCAAGCTCAGGAAAAAAGGAAACAGAGGCGGGAACACTGGTTAAGGTCATTAGAATGATTGACTGATGAATAACAAAAAAATCGAGCTAGGCTCACCGAATCCAGGAGAGTTCAGGGGATCGCAGAAGAAGGATCACAACGGACAGCATCCAGACCTAGACAAGATAACCGGCATAGCAATTGCGGTAAGTTGATTGGGCGGATTTGACCCCAGCCATGGCTCATTATGCCAGGGTTACTTGGTACTGGACTATGCCCAGGGAGAGCATCAGCGCCACCAAGCTCAACTGTTTTCCACTGGGGCGAAGATATTTAAGCTTTTGGGCAAACATTTAACCTCCACTGGAGTAGTACCAATGATTTCGCCGTCAACGACAATTTTTTGCGGGGGGTTGGTTGTAACTTTAATCCTTTCTCCATAGAGATGCACCACGTTTTCATTGTCGGTGGGATTTTTTGACAGGGCAGAGGTGAAGAGGTTGGTTACCATCCGCAGACCCTGTAACGCTGTTTGGCTACTGGCCACGGTGATGTCGAGCAAGCCATCGGTGAAAGAGACCTGCCCTGCTCCCTGGGCAAAGACGGAAGTGGGAGGGGCCGCATTGGCGATCGTAATAGCGCTGGCTTCCATGGTGGTGGTTTCCGAATCAATTTCGATCTGGGCTTCAAACAATTCCTGTTCCCTGGCTTGTTGAATACCCGCAAAAATGTAGGCCATTACCCCCAGATTATTTTTCAGTTCCCGATCCGCTTTTTCTACCATTTCCGCTTCAAAGCCGACCCCCGCCAACAAAAGCATGGGAATGTCATTGCACAGTGCCGTATCCACCACTTTGGTAATGCCCCGGTTGATGGTTTCACAGGCCCCGACAATTTGGGTGGGAATGCCCAGGGCAACGGAAAAAGCATTGGCAGTACCCCGGGGAATAATACCCAGGGGAATGCCGGTATCGATCAGGGCGGCCGCTACGCCGGATACGGTGCCATCACCGCCGGAGGCAATGATAAAGCTATCTCCTTCCCCGTCCGATTGTTCGTTGGCTTGCCTAATTTTCTTAACAATTTCCCTGGCCTGGTCGGTGACGTTAACATCGGCACTAGTGAAAATAATTTTGAGATTAATTTCCGACTGTAAATGCTCTTTAATTAAATCTAGTTCCCGTTCCACATTGCCCTGCCCTGCTACAGGATTAAAGATTAGATGGCCAGTTTTAGTTTTACCCAATAGTTTAATCACTGCCTTGGCGGTGGCTAAATTAATTGCCAGGGGAACGTTGTATACTTCACAAAGTCGCAATAGGGGCTGGATGTCCGGCTCGTGGGGTTGGGCATAGAGGGGATCAATCAAAAAAATGACGGCGGCAATAGTCCCATCGATGATTTGGGTGGCAATTTGGGTGTCCCCCCCTAGGGGCCCAGAAAAAACGGTTTCCACAGCCAAGCCGGTTTTGTTTTTTACCAATTCCCCTGTTTGACCAGTGGCGATGAGGTCATAGCGAGAGAAAAGGGATTTGTGCTGTTGGACAAAATTAACTAGAGCGTCTTTTTTGTTGTCGTGGGCAATGAGGGCTATCTGGGCGGCCATGGTGTTTCCCGATGGTGGAATGGAGAGTTAGTGTGAATTCAGAGGTTCAGATTCACAATGGTAATGGAAACAGCCTTTAGCCGTATGGATTTGGTTCAGTCGCCGGTTATTCCGGTGGTGGGACAGTGGATTGCCGATTCCCCTGGCACAATTTCCCTCGGTCAAGGGGTGGCTTTTTACCCTCCTCCGGAAGAGGTGGCCGTGGCGGTACGGGACAGTCTGGGACAGGCTCCTCTGCATCAGTATCAGTCAGTGGTGGGTATACCGAGCTTAATTTCTGCTCTAACGGAAAAGTTACAACGGGACAATGGCATCCATCTCTCCTCTACCCAGGCGGTGGTGGTGACGGCTGGGGCCAATATGGGTTTTTTAAATGCAGTGCTGGCCATTACAGAGGTGGGGGACGAAATTATTCTCAATACTCCGTACTACTTCAACCATGAAATGGCTGTTAGAATTGCCGGGTGTCGGCCGGTGTTGGTGCCCACTGATGGGGAATATCAACTCCAACCTGATCTCATTGCCCAGGCGATCGCCCCCCGGACTAAGGCAGTGGTGACCATTTCCCCCAATAATCCCACCGGGGTTATTTATCCAGAGGTGGATTTACGGGCGGTGAACCAACTTTGCCGGGAGTGGGGTATTTATCATATCCATGACGAAGCCTACGATTATTTTGCCTACGACCAAACCCCAATTTTTTCCCCTGGGGCCATACTGGATAGTGGAGACCATACCATTTCCCTCTATAGCTTTTCCAAGGCCTACGGCATGGCCGGTTGGCGAATTGGTTATATGGTCATTCCCCAGAATTTATTGCTAGCGGTTAAAAAAATTCAGGACACCAATCTGATCTGCCCGGTGGTGATTTCCCAATATGCGGCCCTTGCTTGTTTACAGGTGGGTAAGGCTTATTCAGCCCAGTTTTTGCCGGAGATGGCCGCCTGTCGCCAACAATTACTGGACACCCTGGGTCAATTGTCCGATTATTGTCGTTTAGTGGTGCCCCAGGGAGCTTTTTACTGTTTGCTGGAGGTTGATAGCCCCTTGACGGATTTAGAGCTAGTCCGAAGGTTAGTTGATGAATTTAAAGTGGCGGTACTGCCCGGTTCCACCTTTGGCATGGAGTCCGGTTGCTATCTCCGCATTGCCTATGGTGCTCTACGGCGGGCCACAGCCAGCACGGCCATTGCTAGATTGGAGCAGGGATTAAAACATCTTTGTTGAACTGCGCCCTGCCGGTGATTTTATCTGTGTGGTGAAATGCCTAAAATTGCGCCTAAAGCCCACCTAAGGAAATCTATTTGTCCTAAGCCTTGGCAAAGTTGACCAATCCTCTGGGGGAGCGAAAATTTTATGAGAGCTTTTATTTGTAGATTGATATTTTTCCCGATCGCCCTTTGTGTCTGAGGTTTCAGAGGGTAAGTTTTCCGTTAAAGTCCAGAATGGAGAGTTGTTGCGGTTGGGGTAAATCTGACAGATGGAAAGAGAGGAAACCTACAGGCAAATCAGTGGGATCCGGCAGAAATTAGGACAGCTAGAACCAAAAGCGCCGAACAGAAACAATCTGCTACGGAACTTGTCTCAATTGCTATCCCAGGCAACTGAAGGAATAGAAGGGAGAAAGGAAGTCTGTAATTGCCAAGTGCAGATCTTGGTGGAGCAGGCCCAGGCCCTGAGCCAGGATGGGTTAAATCCGATTCAACTGAGTTTGTGTGAAAGGGAAATACTGTCCCAGGCGATCGCCATTTTGGAGCAGTCCGGGCAGTTATGGCGTAACTACGAGGAAAGATATGTGGATGCCTACGCCGAAGCTTGGTTGAAGACCCTGGAGTACTTTTACCGCCATTATCAAGAGTATGACCCCGGTAAAGCCCAGGTAGCCACATGGTTGAACTTCCGGCTCAAAAATGAATTCACAAGCCAGAAAATTAAAATCCAGCAACAACAGCAGCGTCAAATTCAAGCCTCAACGGAGGAAGAAGGGGAGGGATTGCTGGCCATGATGGCTTCCCCTTCCTATGGTGACCAGGCCAAAATCATGAGCGAAGGCATAGTGCAGTGGCTGGAGGAAAGTCCAGAGTTGGCAAAGGAGAGCATCAAAAATCAGCCCCAGTTAACGGTTAAACTCCTTTTGGAGCAACGTTTTCTGCGGGAAGTGTCCTGGGGGGATCTGGCCAAAGAGCATAACGTGTCAGTGCCTACCCTCAGCAGTTTTTACGAGCGCAAATGCCGTCCTAAACTCATTGACTTTATCCAGAGCAACTACGACTTCATCACCCCGGATTCCCCCGTTAACCCCTGTGAACATTTGCGGACATTGGCAGGGAGTCCAAACCTCAGGGGCATTAACTTTGTTGAGCAACTGCAACAATGGCTGGAGTCGGAACCTTGTTTACAGGAAATTAAGCTCAGGGAAAAACCGGAGATTACTGCCCAGATTTTCTTACGGGAAACCCTAGCAGTGCTTCAACAACCACGACAGGGGCTAACCCAGGTGGCAAGTAGGTTGGGGGTAGAAGCGGGGGCACTGGAAATATTCTATGAATTTAGGGTCATTCATCAAGTTTTGGTATTTGTGCATAAAATCCAGCGGGAACACCGATAACTAATTAGGTCGAAGGCTCCCTTGCTCCAGCGGAGATCGCCAAATAATACGCCGAGAATGAATTGTTAAAACCATGAACAACTTAGTACAATCCCCATCCATTCCCCTCACCACCCAAGACCGACAGTGGGTGCAACGGTTAGCCGTGCAGTCCGGTTGCCAAGGGGAAAGACTACGTCGCCTTATTTCCAACCTTCTAGCCATCAAAGCAGTGGCCCATTGGTTAGATATTTATGGCATCCCCTACGATTGGTCGAGTAGTTACAGTTCTCAAC is a window of Synechocystis sp. PCC 7338 DNA encoding:
- the gatC gene encoding Asp-tRNA(Asn)/Glu-tRNA(Gln) amidotransferase subunit GatC, which gives rise to MLDQSQVQKIAHLARLDITPEEESQFASQLSSILDYFDQLSELPTEGVEPTTRAIELSNIVRDDRHISWDGDNAANTRQALLDNAPEPEGDFFRVPRIMGGDDA
- a CDS encoding sirohydrochlorin chelatase, with protein sequence MTLTSVPASVSFFPELELPPLPYQRPLLMIGHGTRDEDGRQTFLDFVAQYQALDHSRPVIPCFLELTEPNIQAGVKQCVGQGFREISALPILLFAARHNKFDVTNELDRSREAHPEISFSYGRHFGITPAILDLWKARLSQLDSPEANPRGIDRQDTVLLFVGRGSSDPDANGDVYKMARMLWEGSGYQTVETCFIGISHPRLEEGFRRARLYQPKRIIVLPYFLFMGALVKKIFTITEEQRTAFPEIEIQSLAEMGIQPELLALVREREIETQLGQVAMNCEACKFRLAFKGHGHSHDHSHGPGHHHHGHDHGHSHGEWIDTYIEPRAYHEKIWQAP
- the mgsA gene encoding methylglyoxal synthase, with amino-acid sequence MAAQIALIAHDNKKDALVNFVQQHKSLFSRYDLIATGQTGELVKNKTGLAVETVFSGPLGGDTQIATQIIDGTIAAVIFLIDPLYAQPHEPDIQPLLRLCEVYNVPLAINLATAKAVIKLLGKTKTGHLIFNPVAGQGNVERELDLIKEHLQSEINLKIIFTSADVNVTDQAREIVKKIRQANEQSDGEGDSFIIASGGDGTVSGVAAALIDTGIPLGIIPRGTANAFSVALGIPTQIVGACETINRGITKVVDTALCNDIPMLLLAGVGFEAEMVEKADRELKNNLGVMAYIFAGIQQAREQELFEAQIEIDSETTTMEASAITIANAAPPTSVFAQGAGQVSFTDGLLDITVASSQTALQGLRMVTNLFTSALSKNPTDNENVVHLYGERIKVTTNPPQKIVVDGEIIGTTPVEVKCLPKSLNIFAPVENS
- a CDS encoding pyridoxal phosphate-dependent aminotransferase, giving the protein METAFSRMDLVQSPVIPVVGQWIADSPGTISLGQGVAFYPPPEEVAVAVRDSLGQAPLHQYQSVVGIPSLISALTEKLQRDNGIHLSSTQAVVVTAGANMGFLNAVLAITEVGDEIILNTPYYFNHEMAVRIAGCRPVLVPTDGEYQLQPDLIAQAIAPRTKAVVTISPNNPTGVIYPEVDLRAVNQLCREWGIYHIHDEAYDYFAYDQTPIFSPGAILDSGDHTISLYSFSKAYGMAGWRIGYMVIPQNLLLAVKKIQDTNLICPVVISQYAALACLQVGKAYSAQFLPEMAACRQQLLDTLGQLSDYCRLVVPQGAFYCLLEVDSPLTDLELVRRLVDEFKVAVLPGSTFGMESGCYLRIAYGALRRATASTAIARLEQGLKHLC